The following are from one region of the Myxocyprinus asiaticus isolate MX2 ecotype Aquarium Trade chromosome 2, UBuf_Myxa_2, whole genome shotgun sequence genome:
- the LOC127411775 gene encoding tetratricopeptide repeat protein 17 isoform X1: MTRVFRVEWTDGRKMAGDKSKSLGTSSTKNRVWSPSVRGPVFIFIWALLTEPGRATTHWVVTEDGKIQQQVDSPLNLKHPHHLVLFMQQETRVNYLKKLEKQLVAQKIHIEENEDRDTGLEQRHYKEDADCVAAKVPLGDLDLYDGTFISLESKDLNPEDYLDQMSALPPDLEKPDCAKVLDLPYSIHAFQHLRGVQEKVNLTSPLLSKDDPIFTSFSLKLGQSVDEVGHRIQQALLRNSSSWVLYNLASFYWRLKNEPRRAVDCVVRALHFSPRQHKDIALVNMANILHRAHFSADAAILAHAALDLPTDLLTSHYTLGNIYAMLGEYNHSVLCYEQALQIQPGFEQALRRKHAVLCQQKLEQRLEAQHRSLQRTLNELKEYQKQHDHYLQQQEMLDKHKLIQEEQILRNIIHETQMAKEAQLGNHQMCHMGQQKFTLHCPFDLPVRYHRGERFENVHYIQFGEEVSIASSVALVSELSGNESHSPLQSYTMSLGHEPATHWDKESTSSDVSRRVLWPRRSDCAQRFSTIPPAHLLPTYYLSPESRNFKALNILLDNESPPPPAKTPNCSFKNHVTARDPLTSVVWALEKELPDPHAAEVLLKRSGGKRLEQTGALIAQALDKMTGPQWLMQNEAGLFWRAKGNGAQALVCLRQALHSAPPQHRDMPLVNTANLLLHYGLHDAAHELLQQALQINHSEPHTLLSLVSVYLSQGNMSGALTVFRHALTLTVHCPQCRASLPLMRCIQFYPFLYNLQHQACLSNSGCEAEEDSELEDWDSGSSGRQEAWDSDAIPVSALEDSLLFEKVVVDSNGSGEAGGQQRGRDQKTEGVEVEEQDWRLREELIGAFEGALDMNGKTGDLRGIRVLKNDRVMGARSGGPCFGNCEDDEGAEWITFQVKRVKKHKTDTSEGWVGGDIRQGEPSTSNSVLEISGPTIPSPGPSERWKDYSSLGWPGPEECQRTRRVDLTTVASTWLAVSAKNIDITDHIDFATPLQEPAVEPVCNANLPASMHTLDHLSGVANRGGIHYTGESQLREVLQNLGKDKFPQQSFEQVGTRIAKVLEKNQTSWVLSSMAALYWRVKGQGKRAIDCLRQALNYAPHHMKDVPLISLANIFQNARLWEDALTVARMAVEIAPHFVVNHFTLANVYIAMEEFEKAMHWYESTLKLQPEFGPAKDRLHTIQCYLLSKRDRRVP; the protein is encoded by the exons ATGACGCGAGTATTTAGGGTCGAATGGACAGACGGTAGAAAGATGGCTGGTGACAAGAGCAAAAGCCTAGGCACCAGTTCCACTAAGAATCGCGTTTGGAGCCCGTCCGTTCGAGGACCGGTGTTCATTTTTATCTGGGCACTGTTGACCGAGCCCGGGCGAGCCACCACACACTGGGTGGTGACGGAGGACGGCAAAATTCAACAGCAA GTGGACTCTCCTCTAAACTTGAAACACCCCCATCATTTAGTTCTTTTCATGCAGCAAGAGACTCGTGTGAACTACCTCAAGAAGTTAGAG AAGCAACTAGTTGCTCAGAAAATCCACATTGAAGAGAACGAGGATCGGGATACTGGTTTAGAGCAGCGGCACTATAAAGAAGATGCTGACTGTGTCGCAGCTAAAGTTCCACTAGGAGACTTGGATCTCTATGATGGCACTTTTATATCCCTCGAGAGCAAAGACTTGAA TCCGGAGGATTATTTGGATCAAATGTCAGCTCTACCTCCAGACCTGGAAAAACCTGACTGTGCAAAAGTTCTTGACCTTCCTTATAGCATTCATGCATTTCAGCACCTCAGG GGCGTACAAGAGAAGGTGAACCTCACATCCCCCTTGCTTTCAAAGGATGACCCAATCTTTACCTCCTTTTCTCTTAAACTGGGTCAGAGTGTGGATGAGGTTGGGCATCGGATACAACAGGCCCTGCTGAGA AACTCCTCTTCTTGGGTGCTTTATAACCTGGCATCCTTCTACTGGCGGTTGAAGAATGAACCGAGGCGAGCTGTGGACTGTGTGGTCCGTGCCCTCCATTTTTCTCCAAG GCAGCACAAAGACATTGCTCTTGTCAATATGGCAAACATACTTCACCGAGCACACTTCTCAGCTGACGCCGCTATCCTTGCACATGCTGCTCTGGATCTCCCCACCGATCTGCTAACCAGCCATTATACCCTGGGCAACATTTATGCT ATGTTGGGGGAGTATAATCACTCAGTGCTGTGCTATGAGCAGGCCCTGCAGATTCAGCCAGGCTTTGAGCAGGCCCTCAGGAGGAAACATGCCGTCCTCTGTCAGCAGAAGTTGGAGCAGAGACTCGAGGCTCAACACCG GTCTTTGCAACGCACTCTGAATGAACTGAAGGAGTACCAGAAGCAGCACGATCATTACCTGCAACAGCAGGAGATGCTGGACAAACACAAGCTCATTCAGGAGGAGCAGATCCTACGAAACATCATTCACGAAACCCAGATGGCTAAGGAAGCACAATTAG GAAACCACCAAATGTGCCATATGGGCCAGCAGAAGTTCACCCTGCACTGCCCTTTTGACTTGCCTGTACGATATCACCGTGGAGAACGGTTTGAAAATGTTCACTACATTCAG tttgGCGAAGAGGTTTCCATAGCCAGCAGTGTTGCTCTGGTGTCTGAATTGAGTGGGAATGAGAGTCACAGTCCTCTGCAGTCCTACACCATGTCCTTAGGACATGAACCTGCTACCCACTGGGACAAGGAGTCCACCTCCTCTGAT GTGAGTCGGAGAGTGCTATGGCCAAGGAGGTCAGACTGTGCACAGCGATTCTCCACCATTCCCCCTGCTCACCTACTTCCCACCTATTACCTGTCCCCTGAGTCCCGCAACTTTAA GGCTTTGAATATCCTCTTGGACAACGAAAGTCCTCCACCACCAGCAAAGACCCCGAACTGCAGCTTTAAGAATCATGTCACTGCTAGAGACCCTCTGACCTCTGTGGTCTGGGCCTTAGAAAAGGAGCTGCCTGATCCACATGCAGCAGAG GTGTTACTGAAGCGCAGTGGTGGAAAGAGGTTGGAGCAAACTGGAGCACTGATCGCTCAGGCTCTTGACAAG ATGACTGGACCACAGTGGTTGATGCAGAATGAGGCAGGTCTGTTCTGGCGTGCCAAAGGAAATGGAGCACAAGCTTTGGTGTGCTTGCGTCAGGCGCTGCATTCTGCTCCTCCCCAGCACAGGGACATGCCGCTGGTCAACACCGCTAACCTGCTGCTCCACTACGGCCTGCATGATGCGGCCCATGAGCTGCTGCAACAGGCCCTGCAGATCAACCACTCAGAG CCTCACACCTTGTTAAGTCTGGTGAGCGTTTATCTCTCTCAGGGAAACATGTCTGGCGCTCTGACTGTGTTTCGTCATGCCCTGACCCTCACAGTGCACTGTCCCCAGTGTCGTGCCAGCCTGCCTCTAATGCGCTGCATCCAGTTCTATCCCTTCCTCTACAATCTCCAGCACCAGGCCTGCCTGT ctaaCTCTGGCTGTGAGGCAGAGGAAGACTCGGAGCTGGAGGACTGGGACTCGGGCAGCAGTGGCAGGCAGGAGGCATGGGACAGTGATGCCATTCCTGTGTCTGCTTTAGAAGACTCGCTCCTCTTTGAGA AGGTGGTGGTGGACAGTAATGGTTCAGGGGAGGCGGGTGGGCAGCAGAGAGGCAGAGACCAGAAGACGGAGGGGGTGGAAGTAGAGGAGCAGGACTGGCGGCTAAGAGAGGAACTGATTGGAGCGTTTGAGGGCGCTCTAGACATGAATGGAAAGACGGGGGACCTGCGAGGCATTCGCGTGCTGAAAAACGATAGGGTCATGGGGGCTAGAAGTGGAGGACCCTGCTTTGGCAACTGTGAGGATGATGAGGGAGCCGAATGG ATCACATTCCAGGTGAAACGAGTGAAAAAGCACAAAACTGATACCTCCGAGGGCTGGGTGGGAGGAGATATTCGTCAGGGTGAACCATCTACAAGCAACTCTGTCTTGGAGATCAGTGGGCCCACAATCCCCTCGCCTGGACCCTCAG AGAGATGGAAGGACTACAGCAGTCTGGGTTGGCCAGGTCCCGAAGAATGTCAACGCACACGTCGTGTAGACCTCACTACTGTGGCCAGTACCTGGCTCGCTGTGTCAGCCAAGAACATAGA TATAACAGATCATATAGACTTTGCCACTCCACTTCAAGAGCCTGCAGTGGAGCCGGTCTGTAATGCAAACCTCCCTGCTAGTATGCACACCCTAGACCATCTGAGCGGTGTGGCCAACCGTGGAGGCATCCACTATACCGGAGAGAGTCAGCTGAGAGAg GTTTTGCAGAATTTGGGAAAAGATAAATTTCCCCAACAGTCCTTTGAGCAAGTGGGAACACGCATTGCTAAGGTGTTGGAAAAG AATCAGACCTCCTGGGTTCTGTCCAGTATGGCAGCATTGTACTGGAGGGTTAAAGGTCAGGGAAAGAGAGCCATTGACTGCCTCCGTCAGGCTCTAAACTACGCTCCTCACCACATGAAG GATGTCCCCCTCATCAGTCTTGCCAACATCTTCCAAAATGCGCGGCTATGGGAAGACGCCCTAACTGTGGCGCGCATGGCAGTGGAAATTGCTCCTCACTTTGTGGTCAACCATTTTACTCTGGCAAATGTCTACATAGCAATG GAGGAGTTTGAGAAAGCCATGCATTGGTACGAGTCGACTCTAAAACTCCAGCCAGAGTTTGGGCCAGCCAAAGACCGCCTACACACCATCCAGTGTTACCTCCTCTCCAAGAGGGATCGGCGAGTTCCCTga
- the LOC127411775 gene encoding tetratricopeptide repeat protein 17 isoform X2: MAGDKSKSLGTSSTKNRVWSPSVRGPVFIFIWALLTEPGRATTHWVVTEDGKIQQQVDSPLNLKHPHHLVLFMQQETRVNYLKKLEKQLVAQKIHIEENEDRDTGLEQRHYKEDADCVAAKVPLGDLDLYDGTFISLESKDLNPEDYLDQMSALPPDLEKPDCAKVLDLPYSIHAFQHLRGVQEKVNLTSPLLSKDDPIFTSFSLKLGQSVDEVGHRIQQALLRNSSSWVLYNLASFYWRLKNEPRRAVDCVVRALHFSPRQHKDIALVNMANILHRAHFSADAAILAHAALDLPTDLLTSHYTLGNIYAMLGEYNHSVLCYEQALQIQPGFEQALRRKHAVLCQQKLEQRLEAQHRSLQRTLNELKEYQKQHDHYLQQQEMLDKHKLIQEEQILRNIIHETQMAKEAQLGNHQMCHMGQQKFTLHCPFDLPVRYHRGERFENVHYIQFGEEVSIASSVALVSELSGNESHSPLQSYTMSLGHEPATHWDKESTSSDVSRRVLWPRRSDCAQRFSTIPPAHLLPTYYLSPESRNFKALNILLDNESPPPPAKTPNCSFKNHVTARDPLTSVVWALEKELPDPHAAEMTGPQWLMQNEAGLFWRAKGNGAQALVCLRQALHSAPPQHRDMPLVNTANLLLHYGLHDAAHELLQQALQINHSEPHTLLSLVSVYLSQGNMSGALTVFRHALTLTVHCPQCRASLPLMRCIQFYPFLYNLQHQACLSNSGCEAEEDSELEDWDSGSSGRQEAWDSDAIPVSALEDSLLFEKVVVDSNGSGEAGGQQRGRDQKTEGVEVEEQDWRLREELIGAFEGALDMNGKTGDLRGIRVLKNDRVMGARSGGPCFGNCEDDEGAEWITFQVKRVKKHKTDTSEGWVGGDIRQGEPSTSNSVLEISGPTIPSPGPSERWKDYSSLGWPGPEECQRTRRVDLTTVASTWLAVSAKNIDITDHIDFATPLQEPAVEPVCNANLPASMHTLDHLSGVANRGGIHYTGESQLREVLQNLGKDKFPQQSFEQVGTRIAKVLEKNQTSWVLSSMAALYWRVKGQGKRAIDCLRQALNYAPHHMKDVPLISLANIFQNARLWEDALTVARMAVEIAPHFVVNHFTLANVYIAMEEFEKAMHWYESTLKLQPEFGPAKDRLHTIQCYLLSKRDRRVP; the protein is encoded by the exons ATGGCTGGTGACAAGAGCAAAAGCCTAGGCACCAGTTCCACTAAGAATCGCGTTTGGAGCCCGTCCGTTCGAGGACCGGTGTTCATTTTTATCTGGGCACTGTTGACCGAGCCCGGGCGAGCCACCACACACTGGGTGGTGACGGAGGACGGCAAAATTCAACAGCAA GTGGACTCTCCTCTAAACTTGAAACACCCCCATCATTTAGTTCTTTTCATGCAGCAAGAGACTCGTGTGAACTACCTCAAGAAGTTAGAG AAGCAACTAGTTGCTCAGAAAATCCACATTGAAGAGAACGAGGATCGGGATACTGGTTTAGAGCAGCGGCACTATAAAGAAGATGCTGACTGTGTCGCAGCTAAAGTTCCACTAGGAGACTTGGATCTCTATGATGGCACTTTTATATCCCTCGAGAGCAAAGACTTGAA TCCGGAGGATTATTTGGATCAAATGTCAGCTCTACCTCCAGACCTGGAAAAACCTGACTGTGCAAAAGTTCTTGACCTTCCTTATAGCATTCATGCATTTCAGCACCTCAGG GGCGTACAAGAGAAGGTGAACCTCACATCCCCCTTGCTTTCAAAGGATGACCCAATCTTTACCTCCTTTTCTCTTAAACTGGGTCAGAGTGTGGATGAGGTTGGGCATCGGATACAACAGGCCCTGCTGAGA AACTCCTCTTCTTGGGTGCTTTATAACCTGGCATCCTTCTACTGGCGGTTGAAGAATGAACCGAGGCGAGCTGTGGACTGTGTGGTCCGTGCCCTCCATTTTTCTCCAAG GCAGCACAAAGACATTGCTCTTGTCAATATGGCAAACATACTTCACCGAGCACACTTCTCAGCTGACGCCGCTATCCTTGCACATGCTGCTCTGGATCTCCCCACCGATCTGCTAACCAGCCATTATACCCTGGGCAACATTTATGCT ATGTTGGGGGAGTATAATCACTCAGTGCTGTGCTATGAGCAGGCCCTGCAGATTCAGCCAGGCTTTGAGCAGGCCCTCAGGAGGAAACATGCCGTCCTCTGTCAGCAGAAGTTGGAGCAGAGACTCGAGGCTCAACACCG GTCTTTGCAACGCACTCTGAATGAACTGAAGGAGTACCAGAAGCAGCACGATCATTACCTGCAACAGCAGGAGATGCTGGACAAACACAAGCTCATTCAGGAGGAGCAGATCCTACGAAACATCATTCACGAAACCCAGATGGCTAAGGAAGCACAATTAG GAAACCACCAAATGTGCCATATGGGCCAGCAGAAGTTCACCCTGCACTGCCCTTTTGACTTGCCTGTACGATATCACCGTGGAGAACGGTTTGAAAATGTTCACTACATTCAG tttgGCGAAGAGGTTTCCATAGCCAGCAGTGTTGCTCTGGTGTCTGAATTGAGTGGGAATGAGAGTCACAGTCCTCTGCAGTCCTACACCATGTCCTTAGGACATGAACCTGCTACCCACTGGGACAAGGAGTCCACCTCCTCTGAT GTGAGTCGGAGAGTGCTATGGCCAAGGAGGTCAGACTGTGCACAGCGATTCTCCACCATTCCCCCTGCTCACCTACTTCCCACCTATTACCTGTCCCCTGAGTCCCGCAACTTTAA GGCTTTGAATATCCTCTTGGACAACGAAAGTCCTCCACCACCAGCAAAGACCCCGAACTGCAGCTTTAAGAATCATGTCACTGCTAGAGACCCTCTGACCTCTGTGGTCTGGGCCTTAGAAAAGGAGCTGCCTGATCCACATGCAGCAGAG ATGACTGGACCACAGTGGTTGATGCAGAATGAGGCAGGTCTGTTCTGGCGTGCCAAAGGAAATGGAGCACAAGCTTTGGTGTGCTTGCGTCAGGCGCTGCATTCTGCTCCTCCCCAGCACAGGGACATGCCGCTGGTCAACACCGCTAACCTGCTGCTCCACTACGGCCTGCATGATGCGGCCCATGAGCTGCTGCAACAGGCCCTGCAGATCAACCACTCAGAG CCTCACACCTTGTTAAGTCTGGTGAGCGTTTATCTCTCTCAGGGAAACATGTCTGGCGCTCTGACTGTGTTTCGTCATGCCCTGACCCTCACAGTGCACTGTCCCCAGTGTCGTGCCAGCCTGCCTCTAATGCGCTGCATCCAGTTCTATCCCTTCCTCTACAATCTCCAGCACCAGGCCTGCCTGT ctaaCTCTGGCTGTGAGGCAGAGGAAGACTCGGAGCTGGAGGACTGGGACTCGGGCAGCAGTGGCAGGCAGGAGGCATGGGACAGTGATGCCATTCCTGTGTCTGCTTTAGAAGACTCGCTCCTCTTTGAGA AGGTGGTGGTGGACAGTAATGGTTCAGGGGAGGCGGGTGGGCAGCAGAGAGGCAGAGACCAGAAGACGGAGGGGGTGGAAGTAGAGGAGCAGGACTGGCGGCTAAGAGAGGAACTGATTGGAGCGTTTGAGGGCGCTCTAGACATGAATGGAAAGACGGGGGACCTGCGAGGCATTCGCGTGCTGAAAAACGATAGGGTCATGGGGGCTAGAAGTGGAGGACCCTGCTTTGGCAACTGTGAGGATGATGAGGGAGCCGAATGG ATCACATTCCAGGTGAAACGAGTGAAAAAGCACAAAACTGATACCTCCGAGGGCTGGGTGGGAGGAGATATTCGTCAGGGTGAACCATCTACAAGCAACTCTGTCTTGGAGATCAGTGGGCCCACAATCCCCTCGCCTGGACCCTCAG AGAGATGGAAGGACTACAGCAGTCTGGGTTGGCCAGGTCCCGAAGAATGTCAACGCACACGTCGTGTAGACCTCACTACTGTGGCCAGTACCTGGCTCGCTGTGTCAGCCAAGAACATAGA TATAACAGATCATATAGACTTTGCCACTCCACTTCAAGAGCCTGCAGTGGAGCCGGTCTGTAATGCAAACCTCCCTGCTAGTATGCACACCCTAGACCATCTGAGCGGTGTGGCCAACCGTGGAGGCATCCACTATACCGGAGAGAGTCAGCTGAGAGAg GTTTTGCAGAATTTGGGAAAAGATAAATTTCCCCAACAGTCCTTTGAGCAAGTGGGAACACGCATTGCTAAGGTGTTGGAAAAG AATCAGACCTCCTGGGTTCTGTCCAGTATGGCAGCATTGTACTGGAGGGTTAAAGGTCAGGGAAAGAGAGCCATTGACTGCCTCCGTCAGGCTCTAAACTACGCTCCTCACCACATGAAG GATGTCCCCCTCATCAGTCTTGCCAACATCTTCCAAAATGCGCGGCTATGGGAAGACGCCCTAACTGTGGCGCGCATGGCAGTGGAAATTGCTCCTCACTTTGTGGTCAACCATTTTACTCTGGCAAATGTCTACATAGCAATG GAGGAGTTTGAGAAAGCCATGCATTGGTACGAGTCGACTCTAAAACTCCAGCCAGAGTTTGGGCCAGCCAAAGACCGCCTACACACCATCCAGTGTTACCTCCTCTCCAAGAGGGATCGGCGAGTTCCCTga